GACTCCGCGGCCCTCCAGCATGTAAAGGACGTGTTCCTCATCATGAATCTCGACTTTGGGGAAGACAGCGCCGGGGTCGAAAGACAGAATGCTCATGGCGAAGTCAAATTCCGGGGAAGCCGGAAGCAACTCCAGACGGTAGACCCCGGGAACCGACCCGGGCGTGGGAGTCATGGCGTCCGCGCGACCCACGATTTCCGACGGAACTGAGGTTTCCTCGGATGCCTCGTACCTCCTTTTCACCCAGAGCACCCGTGCAAGGTTGTCAGAAGTATTTGCAAGTTCGAAGGTCTTTCCCTCCGGCAAGTACGCATATGAAGTGCTGGGGGCGTTGTCTCCGAACGGTCCGGTGATGCCGTCGTCGAGGGCGTAGAGGAAGTTCTCGAAGCCGAGACCGGTAGGTGCCGTCGTTCCAGCCCCTGGCTCAATTTCCAGCAGGTACATCGCTACACGTGCCGAGCCATTTCGCGGAGTAGTCAGCTTTTTCACCACTGTGCCGGTAAATTCCGGCAGTCTCGATCCGAAGTGGTTGGCGGGTGTGATGACGTAATGTGCAGGGCCAAAGCCGCCGCGGTTGGTGGAGACCTGTGCCGGCGGCAACGCCAGGATGGTCTGGTTCATCGGGTTTCTCCTGTTGGTTGATGTGAAGCGGACCGATGCAGATATGTCCCCTGTCGGTTTTCCGGGAGCACCGATCCGTCGACGTAAACGGTGGTGCCACGGAGCAATACCCTTGTGACCCGGCCGGCAACTTCCATGCCTTCATATGGAAGGTAGTCGGCGGCAGAGTGATGGGTCGCAGCAGAGAGCACTGTTGTGGCATGCGGATCCAAGATGACCAGGTCCGCGTCCGAGCCGACGGCCAGTTCACCCTTCTTCGGGTGTATGCCGGCCAGTCGGGCGGGCGTGGTGCTGACGAACTCAACCATTCGCTCCATCGAGTACTGGCCGTTGACGACGCCCTGGTAGGCAATGGCCAGCCTTTGCTCAACGCCGGGAAGCCCATTCATGATGTGTGTAAAGTCCCCTTCAACGATCTTCTCGCCCTGAAGAGCGAAAGGGCAGTGGTCGCTGGACAGCACATCAAGAGTCCCGTGACCGAGCGCCTCCCACAAAGCATTTTGGTCATCGAGGTCCCGCGTAGGCGGCGAGCAAACGAACCGCGAGGCAACCTCCTTTGGGACACCATCCACCATCGAATCGTCAAAGACCAGGTAGTGCGAACACGTCTCTGCAGTGATATCCGTACCGGTCGCCCGCGCTCGTTCAATCTCGGATAACGCGGCCGCTGAAGAGACATGGACCACGTAGAGACGGGCGCCAGCGAGCTGCGCCAATACTGCTGATCGGGAAACTGCTTCCGCCTCCGTCACCGTGGGCCGGGATTTTGCGTGCCAGGCAGGTTCCGTGTGGCCGGCCGACAACGCGTCCTCCACCAGCACCTGTATGGCGTGTCCGTTTTCGGCGTGAACGAGAACCAGTAGGTCCGACGCGGCCGCGGACTGCATGGCTCGAAGCAGTGCCCGGTCATCGCTCATCATGCGTCCTGGGTAGGCCAAGTACATCTTTATACTCGTCACACCAAGATCGGGCAGGCTGGACAACTGCGACAGAGTGTCGTCGTCGGGCTGAACCAGCACCATGTGTGCGCCGTAATCGGCCCACGGCCGTTGCTCCACCACCCTCCGCCGCCACTGGTCGAGGGCCTCGGCAAGAGTCTCGCCGGGCGCTGCCCGGCAGAAATCGATAATAGTGGTGGTTCCACCGGCAACCGCGGCAGCCGTCCCTGTCGCGAAGTCGTCAGCTGTCCTGATCGACCCACGGAAGACCGAATCCATGTGCGTGTGGAAGTCCACACCGCCGGGGAGAACGTAGCAGCCTTCGGCGGGAAGAACGTCAGCGTCGTCGTGGCCGGACTCGAAGCTTCCAATTTCGGCCACTACGCCATCGACAATGAGGACATCAGCCCGCTCAAGACCTCTTGCTGTCACCACCAGGCCACCCTTGACAATGGTTTGCCGCGGTGAGTCAGACATCGAGATTGAACCAGTTCGTCTTGAGCTGGGTGTACTGCTCCAAAGCATGTAGCGATTTATCCCGGCCGAATCCGGATTGCTTGAAACCTCCAAATGGCACATTGACGTCCGCCTGGTTATAGCAATTCACCCACACCGTTCCGGCACGCAAGGCCCGGGAGACCTTATGGGCTTTGGACACGTCCTTGGTCCAGACGGCTGCGGCCAGCCCGTAGTCAGAGTCGTTGGCAATCCGGACGGCGTCCTCTGCATCTTTGGCCGTAATCACGGAGAGGACCGGTCCAAAGATCTCTTCCTGCGCGATCCGCATTTGGTTGTCCACGTCGGCGAAAAGCGTTGGCTCCAAGTAGTAGCCCCCGGTCTCGAGGCGTGCCCGCTCGCCACCAGTAACCAGCCTGGCCCCTTCACGTCGACCGATGTCCACATAGCCGTGAACACGATCAAGCTGGGCGGCGTCAACGAGGGCGCCCATGCGCGTGTCCGCAGCAAACGGATCGCCGGGGCGCCACATGCGGCTCGCCGTGACAACAAGTTCAATGAACTCGTCCTTGATGGACTCTTCCACCACCAGACGCGAACCTGCGCTGCACATTTCACCTTGGTTGACATAAGCGGCAAGAGCGGCGGCTGCGGCTGCGACTTCGAGGTCCGGAGCATCCGCAAGAACAATGTTGGCGGATTTGCCGCCGCACTCAAGCGAAACGGCCTTCATGTTGGACTGTCCGGAGTACTGGAGGAAATATTTGCCAACTTGAGTGGAACCGGTGAAGGCAATCTTGTCCACGTCCATGTGGAGTCCCAGAGCTTTTCCGGCTTTCTCGCCGAGCCCGGGGACCACATTGAACACTCCATCCGGAATGCCTGCCTCAGCCGCGATTCGCGCCAAGGCGATGACGGGCAGTGGCGCTTGTTCGGCCGGTTTGACGATAACTGAGTTGCCCGTTGCCAGCGCCGGAGCGATCTTCCACATTGGCATTCCGATGGGGAAATTCCAAGGGACTACTGCAGCAACGACCCCTATGGCTTCGCGAGTGACGAGGGCCAGAGCGGACTGGGCAGTCGGCATGACCTCACCGGCCCATTTGTCGATTGCCTCTGCATAGAACTCAAGCACGTCCGCTGCGTGGTCTACTTCACCGAGGGAAGCGGAAATCGGCTTTCCGCAGTCCGCGGTCATGATCGTTGCAAGACGTTCCCGTTCCCGCCGTATGCCGGCAGCAAAGGCAAACAAAACCCGCTTCCGGTGACGGGGCGGGGCAGCAGACCATCGGCCGTCTTCGAAGGCGAGACGGGCCGCGGAGACTGCCGCGTTGACGTCGTGCTCGGCGCCGGCAGCGATGTGTCCGATGACGTGCCCGTTGACGGGGCTCACGTTTTCGAAAGTTTCGCCGGACGCGGCACCAACGAATCTGCCGTTGATAAAGGCGCCGCCTTCCGGTGCCGCCGAAGCCGCAACAGCGGCCCAGTCTTCTGCAATTTCAATAGTCATTGGGTCCTCCTGAAGTGATGGAAAAAGTGGTTTGGTGCTAGTTGCGTGCAAGCCAGATCTCGGGTTGGCGGTCTGAAGCAGGAGCACCGGTAGCAATGTCCGCCCACAGCTCGTTGGCCGCTTTGTCGTCGTCAAGAAGATCGACGACGACGACACCGTCTTTCATGACCAAGCGGGGCCTGGCCAGTGCACGCAGATCGGTAGACGGGTCGCCGTCGACGACGACAAGGTCGGCGAAGTTTCCGGACCGGATGCTGCCCAGTCTCGGATCGCCGATGGCGGCAGCGGAAACTTCGGTCGCCGAGAACAGGGCGTCGAGCTTGGTCATGCCGGCGTCCACCAGGGCTTCAAGTTCGCAGACCATGACATCACGGGCTGGAATCCAGTGGATTGGGTCTGATCCGGCGGCGACCCTCACACCGGCAGCCATGGCTCGCTGCACAGATTCGCGATGGACCCGGGCAATGCGCTCTTCATAAATGGCAGCGCGGTCTTCCGTGATGGTCTTGCCAACGGTGAGGTGCGTTTTCGTTGAGAACGCCCAGAGCGTGGGCACGTAGAACGTCCCTTGGTCAGCCATTCGGGCCACCAGGGCGTCGTCCAGCGTAAGTCCATGGTCGATGACGTCAATGCCGGCATTCACTGCCGCACGTGCAGCATCAATGCCCTCGCAATGGCAGCCAACGCGCGCACCGAGGAGATGCGCTTCGGCTACTGCTGTGGCTATCTCATCGTCATTCAGGTAGCGGAGGCACGTTGTCCAATCTGAGTCGCCGGTCGTGTGAGACAGCACGAGTTTGATGAGGTCGGCTCCGCCAAGACGTTCCTCGCGGACCGCGCGGCGGACTTCATCAACGCCGTCTGCGAAGTGGTTTCGCCAGTCCACCGGGGCGCCGCGGCCTACGATGTTCGGACCTGCAGTGAAGGCACGCGGGCCAAGGACCCGGCCTGCTGCGATCTCGTCGCGGAAAGCGTGGATTCCCCGGTGTTTGCAGCCTGGATCGCGGACTGTGGTGACGCCGGATTCGATAGCCCGTCTCGCCGTGATAACACCGTCAACGACGCTGGTAGTGACGAGCTTGGGGTCGGCTTCCACACCGGAACGACTCATCAGATGAAAATGCGAGTCGATGAGACCCGGGAGGATGTGGGCGCCGCGAACGTCGATTACCTCGTGGGCGTCGGACGGCAATTGGCTGGCCGGCTCGATCCCGACGAAGCGACCGCCGTCGATCACCACCATATGATCGCTGACAAAGGCGCGCGCGTCCGTGTCGAGGATCGGGCCTCCGAGTACAAACCGGGTTGTCATGCTTCCTCCTTGGAAGGATAGGTTGGGCGGGTAGTGGCATCCGCAAGGGTTTCTGCCATACGGACGCCGGCGAGGATTCCGGCGACAACGGGACGGTTGATTCGGGTGGAGAGCGCATGAGCGATTTGACCCATGACCGAGCCTGTCAGAACCAGCACATCTCCCAACTCATCGCTCGAGCGACTACGGCAGGCGTCTGTTAGTTGGTCAAGGAGTTCGCCCGGGGATGTGGCCGCGTCCCTGCTGGTCGTTCGGGCCGGAATGATCGAGGCCAGCCTCGACTCCAGCCCGTAGCTTCGGATAAGCGCGCGCATCCCGGCAACTTTGGCTGGCGCAAGGACTGCCACGCTGAACGTCGCGCCTTGGGCGCAGGCCTGGAGCATCCCGGCCTCGGCTATCCCGATGACGGGGCGGTCAGTCAGTTCACGCGCAGCAGCCAGTCCAGGGTCATTGCCGCATGCAACCACGAAAGCGTCAAAGTCATGGCTGTATTCCCGTACCAACGCGGCGGTGTGGGCGCCAGAAACGATGACGTCGAAAAGCGTGTCGATGCCTTCCGGACCTTCTGCCGGGTTCAGGAACACAGCTTCTGTGCCAGACAACAGCTCCGGAGTCACAGTGTCCGCGAGTTGTTGAGTAACCCGGTCAGAGGAGTTTGAATTGATGACAGCTATCCGGCGTGTTCGCGACGATGAACCTGCCGTGGGGGTCTGCGTGATTCTCATGCCGCGACGTAACACTGTTCAGTGATCTGTTTGGCGCCGGCACCTGTCAATTCCCGGCGGAGTTGGCCAGCGCGCATGATCAAAACACGATCACAGAGGTGGCTGAGCTCCTCGTGCTCCGACGAGACGATGAGCACGGCAACACCCTGTGCGGCCATAAGTCCGACCTGTTCAAGGATGGTCCTTTTTGCGCCGACATCGACGCCTTGCGTCGGTTCATGCAGAATGAGGCAACGAATCCCTTCCTTGGCGGCCCACTTGGCGATGAGGACTTTTTGCTGGTTGCCTCCGCTGAGGGTCTCAAGGGCCCTGTTCGGATCTCCGGCCGGTCTCACATCGAAGTGCTCCATGGCCTTGACGACGCTCCTATGCTCACGCTTCTGGTCAATGAAGCCTCGTCGGGTGAACCGGCCCAGCGAAGCCAGGGTCAGATTCTCTGCGATGGAGGCACTCATGATTCCCGAACGGCGCTTTCGGTCTGCTGGCAGCATCGCAATACCCTGACGCGTGGCAGCACAAGGCGAGGACGTCCTGACAGTCTTGCCGTCCACGTGAACAGTGCCGGAGTCGGACTTGATGCTCCCGAGGATCAAGTCGGGCACGTCATCATGCCCGGCGCCCGCGAGCCCGGTCAGCCCCACCACCTCGCCGGGGCAGATTTCAAGGGAGAGGTCACGTACTCCGCCGCCGCTTAGGTTGGTCACCCTGATCGCTGGCCGGACGTTGTCGACGATGTGGCTGGTCCGAACTGGAAAGTGGGATTCGAGATCCCGCCCCAGGATGTGCCTGGCCAGTTCCTTCTCATCGTTGATCGTGCTTGTGGGAGCCTCCATGACAACACGCCCATCGCGGAGGACCAGAACGGAGTCGGTAGCGGTCATCACCTCGTCCAGACGGTGTGTGCAGAAGGCGATTGCCGTGCCGCCCGCAGCAGCAGAACGCATTGCGTCAAAGAGACGTTCACGTTCCACGCCCGTGAGATTGGCGGTCGGCTCGTCGAGCACCAGGAGGGTCGAGTGGCCTCGCCCTCGGGCGTAGATTGCCCTTGCGATGGCGACAACGGCCTTCTCCGCCTGGGTCAACTCCTGAACCGGAGTTGACGGATCAAGATGAACGCCCAAGCCAGCCAGCAGTTCATCGACCTTAGCCGCCTGGCTCTTCCAATCGATAAGACCGTATTTGCGCATCATGGCGCCCACAAACACGTTTTCCATGACAGATAGGGACCCAGCGAGTCCAAGGTCTTGATGCACGAATGCGAAACCCAGATCCGCCGAGGTCGTTGGCGTAAGCGGGAGAGACGCTTCGCGGCCGTTCACGCGCAAGGTGGCCCCGCCATCGGGCTCGTAGATCCCAGCAAGGATCTTGAACAGGGTCGACTTGCCGGCCCCGTTTTCACCGAGCACTCCAGTTACCGTCCCGGGCGCGAAAGTCAGGGAGATATCATGCAAGACTTTGGTCAAACCGAAAGTCTTCGACACTCCTGAAAGTACGATTCCGTCGCGCGTAGTGGTGATCTGATGATCCTTCATTCTTCTCTCCCTTGAGATCGACCCGTTGCACCGATCACTTACTTCCAGAGCCCTGTGTACTGGTTCTTGTAGTCGACGTTGTCGTACAAGGCAGCTTCGGACGAGATATCAACGCCGTCGATGTTCTTAGAGTCAAAGAGCTTCACTGGTACCTCACTGATGGCTGGCTTTTCTCCGGCAAGGGCCCGCAGGGTGCGGTCCATCATGGCCCAGCCAAGCCAGTTGTTGCTGTTTCCGACGTCGACCGCCTGCACCCGCTTGTCGCGGATGAAGCCGAGGTTTGCCTCGAAGGCGTTGATGCTCCCGACGCGGATGTCGGCTTTCCGGCTTGATAGTTCAACGGCTGGAATGGTGAACTGCGCAATCCCGTCGATTGCAGGGAAGATCCAATTCAGCTTCGAGTTCCGGGAAATCTGGGATCCGGTCAAGGTCTCGGCTGCCGTCTTGAAGTTGGACTGCATCAAGTCGTCGACTTGCAGGGTGCATTCCTTTGAGCAAAATTCCTTGAAACCCTCTTCTATACCCTTGCGCATTGCGGTGAAGGTTTCGATTGAGGGCAGGTTCTGGACTGCACCGTGTACAGGCCCATCTGTGTTGGCAACGGCGTATGCGGCCACCAGTTTGCCTGACTTGAAGTAATCGATGCTGACTTCGCCGGCGGCACCTTTTTCAAGGGGCGCGTTCACGTCAACGTTCAATGCGCCGATGACAGGCACACCGGCCTTATTCGCAGTGCTGATGGCAGTCGGGAGCAGATTGAAGTTGATGCCGAACGCTACGATTGCGGCTGATTTGGAAGCCAGCGCTTGATCGATCTGCTTTGCAGCTGTGTCCGTGGACCCTTTGGCATCGTAAACATCGACTCGAACGCCCGCGTGCTTGCCGGCTTCGGTCATGCCATCAAGCACCGCGCGGACAAACGGCAGCGAGTTATCCAGGGTGACGGCTGCGATGGTTTTCCCCTTGAACTTCGAAATATCGATCGGCTCGCCAGGACGCAAGAACTCCGTGGGTTTGGCACTGTCTTCCACGAAACGTTGCGCGGCAATCTTGCCGTCGGAGGCGTTGACTGTTGAGTTTGCCAGGGATGAGGCGTTTCCGGCCTGGCAGGCGGTCAGCCCGATGAGCGAGAGGCCAAGGCCAAGGGCAGCGAGCGACTTCAGGGGACGCGAGTTCTTCATTGCACTGGTTCCTTCTAGTTCGGGGGAGTGGGATGGGGTGGGGTATTTCAGGAGCTGGAGGCGGACTTGCGGCTGACGATTGCGGCGAACGAGACGGCCAATACCAACGCGGCGCCGTTGAAAACGTTCTCGAGCCAACCTGCACCGCCCAGCATTTGCAGACCGGTTACCCCGGTCACAACCAAGAACACCGCAATGACCGTGCCCCAGGCGTTGAAGCGTCCCGGTTTGATGACGGTGGCGCCCAGGAAAACAGCGGCAGCACCGGGGAGCAGGAAGGACGCACCCAGGTTGGGGTCGGCGCTGCCGAGGCGTCCCACGTTCAGGACGCCGGCCAGGCCGCAAAAAAAGGCGCTGGAAGTCAGGGCGAATACTCGGATGCGATCGGTTGGGAGGCCGCTGAGCCTGGCAACTTCGCGTCCTTCGCCGGTGAAATAGATGTAACGACCGAGCGGGGTGTGCTCCATGAACAGCCAAACAATGACGGCCAGCAGAAACGCAAGGTAGACAGGTAGAGGCAGCCCGAACAGTTGCGTGGTCGCAATCTGATTGAGAAATGCAGGAGCCCCTGCGATGACCTGGGAACCTGATACGGCCAGGGTCAGACCGGTAATGACCGTACCCATACCAAGTGTCGTAATCATCGAACTGATGCCGATCTTGACAATGAAGTATGAGTTCAGGAGGCCCCACAGCATGGTGGACCCCACTGCAATGGGAATGGCCACCTCTCCAGGGAGCCCCAACTGAACATTGAGCACCGCAAGGACAATGGAGGACCATGCGATCATTGGGCCGAACGAAAGATCGAACTCGCCGGCTGCGAAGGGGATTACCAGGCCTAGTGCGGCAATAATGAGGACGCTTTGGGACGAAGTGACCACTCGCAGGTTTTCAAACGTAAAGAACGTCTCCGGGGCTGCGATGGAAAAGAAGGCAACGACGAAGATCAGTACGCCAAGAACGGCGTACTTGTAAGTGAGACGGCGGAAGAGGGACTCCTGCGGGACTGCAGTCTTGACTGGACCCGATGGAGTGGACTTGGTGGCCGTGGCCGGTTTGATTCGTTGGTCAGCTATCTCATCCGGGCTGGCGGAAGGCAAAGAGGTCTTACTCATTGGGTGTTCTCCCATTAGATGAAGTGGTCTGTATCGGCGATGACGGCTGCCACACGGGCACCTGCCACCTCGAGTTCTACGGTGTTGTTGGATGTCAGTCCGATCGGCTCACCAATGCCGACTGCGACAAGAATCCCCGGGCCGCGGCGTTGGTCGTTCTCCTGGGCAAAGAGTTCCGCCAGAGGCGTGCAGCAACGGATTGCGTATGCTGTGATGTCTTCCACCGCCTTTTGGACCGTATCGGAAGGTGGAACGCATCCTTCGTCCACGGCCAGACCGTCCCGAAGCATGCGAAATGTCGGCTCTGCACCTGTTGGTGCATGTGAAACGGATGACACCAACCGGGTCACTCCACCATTTACGGCTACCAGATCAGAAGTCTCGATGTTCCGATCGTCGAAACGGTGGCTAGCCACTTCCAAGCCGAGTTGCAGCTTCCCATCTTGTGCTTCCACAAGATGGCCGAGAAGGGCCTGACGGACGGATTCTGGGCTGAGATGCAGTCCGACGACGCCTCGCACCAGGAGGGGAACCGAGTCAGTCGGTATCCTCGCGGTGGTAACCGAAACCATGCGTTCATTGAGAATCGCCGGATCCCCAGAGCCATGGCCTTGCCCAATGAGTACGGCGCTCCGGTCGCCTCTTGCCATACGACGACGGATTACCTCGTCGCGAACGAGGCGCGCATCTTCGATGGAGAGGCCGGGGATCATCCGACTCAAGGGTGTGATCCTACGGCGCTGAATATCCGAGGAAAGCACCAGGTCGGCAAGCCTGCGAACCTCTCGGCCTGTGAGACCTGCGCCTTCTTGGGGTCGCTGTGGAGCTTGCATCCATTTCATAGCGTTACAGTATTGAGGAGCCGGTTAACCGACCCGAAACCGTCACTCGGGTTTTTCGAGGCTGTCGTTAACGCATCGACTCAGTTCCCGTTCACAGCCGCCGGTGCCAGGAGTTAAGAGTGTCAATGGAGCACACACTGCCGTTATTGCGGGGCAAGCTAACGCCTCCGCCGTTGCCCGAGATCCTTGTGAACAGACCGCGGCTGGACACGTCGATTCAGAGTAGGCTGGACGCCTTGCCAGTGCTGATGGTGTGTGCCACCGCCGGCGCGGGCAAGACCACCGCGGTCCGTCATGCGCTCAGATATGACGAGCGCACTGCCTGGTTAACCATTGATGCCGCCGATGCTTCACCAGGCCGTCTCCTCACCTACATTGCAGCTGCCCTCGCTCCTTTTGCCGCGGAGATCCCTGAGCTGGTTAAGTATGCGTTTTCTTCCCAGGCACCCCACGGTGAAGTTGCAGGCCTGTTGGTTGAGGCTCTCTTGGGCGATTCCCGTATCACGCTTGTTTTGGACCAGGTGGACCGGATCGCCGATCACCCCCATGCGATGGACGTTATCGACCATTTGATGCGCTTTGCACCAACGAACGTGAGGATCATCCTGATCTCGCGCAATGCCATCACTCTTCCCTCGAGCGCTGTTCCCGGATCCGAGCGACTGGACTTCCTCATCGATCGAGAGCTTGCCTTCACACGGGAAGAAGCCCGGGCTGCGCTTGAAATTTCCGGAGGCTCAACTGATGACATCGACGCCGTCATGGAATCAACAGGGGGATGGGTGGTGGGAGTACTTTTCGCTGGAACCACAGCAAAGCCCATCAAACTCGCACTTCAGCCAGAGATCGACCCGCTCCACGCGTACCTCTGGACGCATGTGCTGCAAGGATTGGACAACGAACTAAGGGAATTCGCGATTACGACATCCGTGCTTGCCGCCGTCGATGCTCCACGGGCAACGGCCCTTGGGCTGGAACGTAGCGAGGGATTCCTTACGGAATTGCGTGCCCACCGGATCCCGGCTGTTTGGGTGCCTGGTGGCAAGACCGTCCGCTATCACCCCGTTCTGCGCGATTACCTCTTGGTTCTTTTGGAGAGGCGTCCCCGGGCCGATGTGGTTGCTCTAAGGATTCTTTTCGGCAAACTCCTGGCTTCAGAGGGATTCCTGGTCGAGGCCACCGAAGAACTGCTGTCAGTTGGTGCATACGGCGAGGCACTGCCGTACGCCGAACAGGCCATCGGCACGTTGATAGATCGTCGTGACTACGATGTGGCCGATAGGTGGCTGGAGGCGCTGGCGGGTCACGGTCAAGCCGCCCTCAGCCCCCTTACGACGGCTGAACTCATGCTTGCTGTTGCCCGCGAGGAGTACTGGCGGGGCGTGCGCATTGCCGATCAACTCGAGGCCATGGGACAGCGGGAGGCCTTGGCCCGAAGCTCAAGCAATGCAGCAGCGATGATGATTTGGTGCTATTACCATGCGTGTCGCGTAGAGGACATCACGCGAGTCTTGGCG
This window of the Arthrobacter sp. StoSoilB5 genome carries:
- the allE gene encoding (S)-ureidoglycine aminohydrolase, which gives rise to MNQTILALPPAQVSTNRGGFGPAHYVITPANHFGSRLPEFTGTVVKKLTTPRNGSARVAMYLLEIEPGAGTTAPTGLGFENFLYALDDGITGPFGDNAPSTSYAYLPEGKTFELANTSDNLARVLWVKRRYEASEETSVPSEIVGRADAMTPTPGSVPGVYRLELLPASPEFDFAMSILSFDPGAVFPKVEIHDEEHVLYMLEGRGVYVLDRIHYEIQQDDFIYMAPYCPQYYYPGGLSQSAYLLYKDANRDGF
- the hydA gene encoding dihydropyrimidinase, whose protein sequence is MSDSPRQTIVKGGLVVTARGLERADVLIVDGVVAEIGSFESGHDDADVLPAEGCYVLPGGVDFHTHMDSVFRGSIRTADDFATGTAAAVAGGTTTIIDFCRAAPGETLAEALDQWRRRVVEQRPWADYGAHMVLVQPDDDTLSQLSSLPDLGVTSIKMYLAYPGRMMSDDRALLRAMQSAAASDLLVLVHAENGHAIQVLVEDALSAGHTEPAWHAKSRPTVTEAEAVSRSAVLAQLAGARLYVVHVSSAAALSEIERARATGTDITAETCSHYLVFDDSMVDGVPKEVASRFVCSPPTRDLDDQNALWEALGHGTLDVLSSDHCPFALQGEKIVEGDFTHIMNGLPGVEQRLAIAYQGVVNGQYSMERMVEFVSTTPARLAGIHPKKGELAVGSDADLVILDPHATTVLSAATHHSAADYLPYEGMEVAGRVTRVLLRGTTVYVDGSVLPENRQGTYLHRSASHQPTGETR
- a CDS encoding aldehyde dehydrogenase encodes the protein MTIEIAEDWAAVAASAAPEGGAFINGRFVGAASGETFENVSPVNGHVIGHIAAGAEHDVNAAVSAARLAFEDGRWSAAPPRHRKRVLFAFAAGIRRERERLATIMTADCGKPISASLGEVDHAADVLEFYAEAIDKWAGEVMPTAQSALALVTREAIGVVAAVVPWNFPIGMPMWKIAPALATGNSVIVKPAEQAPLPVIALARIAAEAGIPDGVFNVVPGLGEKAGKALGLHMDVDKIAFTGSTQVGKYFLQYSGQSNMKAVSLECGGKSANIVLADAPDLEVAAAAAALAAYVNQGEMCSAGSRLVVEESIKDEFIELVVTASRMWRPGDPFAADTRMGALVDAAQLDRVHGYVDIGRREGARLVTGGERARLETGGYYLEPTLFADVDNQMRIAQEEIFGPVLSVITAKDAEDAVRIANDSDYGLAAAVWTKDVSKAHKVSRALRAGTVWVNCYNQADVNVPFGGFKQSGFGRDKSLHALEQYTQLKTNWFNLDV
- a CDS encoding amidohydrolase family protein, translating into MTTRFVLGGPILDTDARAFVSDHMVVIDGGRFVGIEPASQLPSDAHEVIDVRGAHILPGLIDSHFHLMSRSGVEADPKLVTTSVVDGVITARRAIESGVTTVRDPGCKHRGIHAFRDEIAAGRVLGPRAFTAGPNIVGRGAPVDWRNHFADGVDEVRRAVREERLGGADLIKLVLSHTTGDSDWTTCLRYLNDDEIATAVAEAHLLGARVGCHCEGIDAARAAVNAGIDVIDHGLTLDDALVARMADQGTFYVPTLWAFSTKTHLTVGKTITEDRAAIYEERIARVHRESVQRAMAAGVRVAAGSDPIHWIPARDVMVCELEALVDAGMTKLDALFSATEVSAAAIGDPRLGSIRSGNFADLVVVDGDPSTDLRALARPRLVMKDGVVVVDLLDDDKAANELWADIATGAPASDRQPEIWLARN
- a CDS encoding aspartate/glutamate racemase family protein; translated protein: MRITQTPTAGSSSRTRRIAVINSNSSDRVTQQLADTVTPELLSGTEAVFLNPAEGPEGIDTLFDVIVSGAHTAALVREYSHDFDAFVVACGNDPGLAAARELTDRPVIGIAEAGMLQACAQGATFSVAVLAPAKVAGMRALIRSYGLESRLASIIPARTTSRDAATSPGELLDQLTDACRSRSSDELGDVLVLTGSVMGQIAHALSTRINRPVVAGILAGVRMAETLADATTRPTYPSKEEA
- a CDS encoding sugar ABC transporter ATP-binding protein → MKDHQITTTRDGIVLSGVSKTFGLTKVLHDISLTFAPGTVTGVLGENGAGKSTLFKILAGIYEPDGGATLRVNGREASLPLTPTTSADLGFAFVHQDLGLAGSLSVMENVFVGAMMRKYGLIDWKSQAAKVDELLAGLGVHLDPSTPVQELTQAEKAVVAIARAIYARGRGHSTLLVLDEPTANLTGVERERLFDAMRSAAAGGTAIAFCTHRLDEVMTATDSVLVLRDGRVVMEAPTSTINDEKELARHILGRDLESHFPVRTSHIVDNVRPAIRVTNLSGGGVRDLSLEICPGEVVGLTGLAGAGHDDVPDLILGSIKSDSGTVHVDGKTVRTSSPCAATRQGIAMLPADRKRRSGIMSASIAENLTLASLGRFTRRGFIDQKREHRSVVKAMEHFDVRPAGDPNRALETLSGGNQQKVLIAKWAAKEGIRCLILHEPTQGVDVGAKRTILEQVGLMAAQGVAVLIVSSEHEELSHLCDRVLIMRAGQLRRELTGAGAKQITEQCYVAA
- a CDS encoding sugar ABC transporter substrate-binding protein; its protein translation is MKNSRPLKSLAALGLGLSLIGLTACQAGNASSLANSTVNASDGKIAAQRFVEDSAKPTEFLRPGEPIDISKFKGKTIAAVTLDNSLPFVRAVLDGMTEAGKHAGVRVDVYDAKGSTDTAAKQIDQALASKSAAIVAFGINFNLLPTAISTANKAGVPVIGALNVDVNAPLEKGAAGEVSIDYFKSGKLVAAYAVANTDGPVHGAVQNLPSIETFTAMRKGIEEGFKEFCSKECTLQVDDLMQSNFKTAAETLTGSQISRNSKLNWIFPAIDGIAQFTIPAVELSSRKADIRVGSINAFEANLGFIRDKRVQAVDVGNSNNWLGWAMMDRTLRALAGEKPAISEVPVKLFDSKNIDGVDISSEAALYDNVDYKNQYTGLWK
- a CDS encoding ABC transporter permease produces the protein MSKTSLPSASPDEIADQRIKPATATKSTPSGPVKTAVPQESLFRRLTYKYAVLGVLIFVVAFFSIAAPETFFTFENLRVVTSSQSVLIIAALGLVIPFAAGEFDLSFGPMIAWSSIVLAVLNVQLGLPGEVAIPIAVGSTMLWGLLNSYFIVKIGISSMITTLGMGTVITGLTLAVSGSQVIAGAPAFLNQIATTQLFGLPLPVYLAFLLAVIVWLFMEHTPLGRYIYFTGEGREVARLSGLPTDRIRVFALTSSAFFCGLAGVLNVGRLGSADPNLGASFLLPGAAAVFLGATVIKPGRFNAWGTVIAVFLVVTGVTGLQMLGGAGWLENVFNGAALVLAVSFAAIVSRKSASSS